The Leptospirales bacterium sequence GATAACAGGGAATCCGCGGGTACTGGTGATGGATCGCATGGTAGCGATCGTTGTGTGGACTGATGAATAAATACTCCAGTAACCCGAGCGTGATGCGTGATTGTCCGCGGCGCACGCCGAAGTGCTCGCCCACCTCTCCATAAAAGATCAGCGCCGGATAGGTCCACAAAGCGGGAATAATCCAGTAGTAAACGAGAAGGTCCAGGGCGCCCATCGACCAGCAGACAATTCCCACAATAAGCCAGTAGCCCAGTGTTCGCCAGCGATAGGCGCTGTCCTGTAAGAGGCCGCGAATGACTTCTTGAATCAGGTAGAGCGTATCAAAGAAAAGCCACGGTCGGATAAACCAAACCCAAACGGGATTCCACGAGCGTTCGTGCAAACCCCAGCGGCGATAATCCTGCCACGCCGGATCAATGGGTGAAAGCAGGCCGCGGTGATGATTGTTGTGCACCTCACGATAACTGTTCCAATTTTCAAAAACTGGCGCAAACCACAGGAATTCCAGCCAGCGATTCCATTCCCGTTTGCGAAAGAGGTTGTAATGCACAGAGTCGTGTCCAAGAACTTCGGCCAGCGCCACCATGCGTCCGCCAATGATCCAGCAGGCGAGAATGTAGGCCAGCCAGTGGTCGAGCCAGAAGCTCAAGGCGGCAGCGGCGGCCCAGATTGCGTATTGCAGCGCAAGGTAAAGCAGCGAAAGGGCCCCCTGGGGCCGCATCAACGCTCGCATCGATTCACTTCCCGGCTTTGCCATAGTCATGCGCCGCGCCGGCCGACGCACAAATGCGAAGCCGTCTTTATGTGAGACGGAAAAAGCCGCGCTACTTTTTCAGGATGACCCAGGGAAGATGCAAGGGGCAAGCGCTTCCTGAAAAAAAGGCGCTCTGGATGGGCGACATAAGCTCGCTCGCCTCCGGGCTACGCGCGGTCGCCGGTCATTCCTTCGCTATCAATGGTAAACAAAGATGGGCGATGGGCATTTTTCCAGCATCTTCTGGGTAACCGAACCAAAGAAAAATTCGCGCAGGCCGGACACGCCAAAGGCGCCCATCACCACGGCTTCGGGCCTGGCGGCATTTGCCAGATCCAGAAGCACGTCCATCGGCGGCTCCCTGGAAGCAGTGGGCGATTCCGTTACGGCTACTCCATGAGAACGCAGGTATTCTGCCGCCGCTGTGCATTGGGCGCTGGCGCGGCTCTGATCATCGTGGATGGATACGACCGTCGCCTGCCTGCCGTTAGCCAAGCCTAACAGGGCAAAGAGCTGAATGGTGCGCGCAGCCTGAGGGCTGCCGTCCGTTGCAATCATGACTCCGTTCCCGGGGTGCTGCACGGAAGGAACAATCAGCGTCGGGCGAGCCAGTTTTCGCAGCGCCGCGGGCAATGTGTCGCAGGCTTCATCCTGAGTAATGTGCTTCAAGTGCGGATGCTGCGCCGATACAAATAGGTCGCAACGAAATGCCTCTTCCTCTATGACTTCCGCCGGCTTGCCGTGCAGCTTGTGAGCTGTGCAGCGTACGCCAGCCTGCTGACATTGATCGCTGAAGTTCTTGATCAGCTGCTGCGCTCTTTCCTCGCCGCGCTGCAGGAGGGTATGCACTTTTTGCTGATGGAATTCGGCTGCGCCCGGCGGCACAAGTTCGGGCTCAGTAATGCCCGGTTCATCGACAATGCCAAGGGCAAGGATTTCCGCCTTAAATTCCGCGGCCAGCGCAAGAGCGCGCTGCTGAGCGTGGTGCGCCTCCGTGGAAGGATCCAGAGCGACAAGAATCCGCTTGAGCATACCGGAGCTTCGACCCCTGTATGTCGCGCGTCAATCAAATAAGAGCGCGTCCCAAAACTCCATCCGTGGAGTTTTGGGACAAACGGAACGGTTTTCAAAATTCGCTGCATTGCCTTCGGCAATGGCGAATTCCCTGGAGAATTCGCACGAATTTTTCAACCGTTCCTCACATTCGCTTTACGAATGGCGCGACTTCCTTTCGCTAAGAGCCGGTTTTGGGACCGGCTCTTAGGTCGCGACGTTGTTGTCCCGATGCCACAGGCGGCGTCCGGCGGCGCCGCCGCTTCAGCGCCTTTTCTGCCTCGACGCCCCAGAAAACGACGCTGGATAGTGCAAGGCAAAGCGCTAGTTCGGTTGGACTTAAACTTTGTGTATTGAACACAAAATGTAAAGGTGTAAAGTAGATCAGCGCCAGTTGCAGGGCGAGCGTCAGGCTGATCGCGCCAAGCAAGAAACGATTGGTGGAGAGCCCCATTTGAAACAGCGACAGCGTATCGCTGCGAATGGCCAGGGCATGTCCCATCTGTGAGAGACAGAGCACGGTGAAAACCATGGTTCGCCAGTGTCCAACGTGGAAGTAAATGGACAACGCCTGCAACACAAGGCAGACGCCGCCCATCAGCAATCCGACCCACAGGATATGCCAGGCCATTCCGTCAGCAAAAATGCTCTCCGTCGGTTTTCGCGGCGGGCGACGCATCACATCGGGCTCGGCCGGCTCGCTGGAAAAGGCAAGGCCTGGCAGTCCGTCCGTTACCAGATTGATCCAGAGAATATGAATCGGTAGGAGCGGAATAGGCAAGCCCAGAACTGGCGCCAGAAAAATGGTCCAGATTTCGCCGCTGTTGCTGGTCATCGTAT is a genomic window containing:
- a CDS encoding universal stress protein, coding for MLKRILVALDPSTEAHHAQQRALALAAEFKAEILALGIVDEPGITEPELVPPGAAEFHQQKVHTLLQRGEERAQQLIKNFSDQCQQAGVRCTAHKLHGKPAEVIEEEAFRCDLFVSAQHPHLKHITQDEACDTLPAALRKLARPTLIVPSVQHPGNGVMIATDGSPQAARTIQLFALLGLANGRQATVVSIHDDQSRASAQCTAAAEYLRSHGVAVTESPTASREPPMDVLLDLANAARPEAVVMGAFGVSGLREFFFGSVTQKMLEKCPSPIFVYH
- a CDS encoding fatty acid desaturase, giving the protein MAKPGSESMRALMRPQGALSLLYLALQYAIWAAAAALSFWLDHWLAYILACWIIGGRMVALAEVLGHDSVHYNLFRKREWNRWLEFLWFAPVFENWNSYREVHNNHHRGLLSPIDPAWQDYRRWGLHERSWNPVWVWFIRPWLFFDTLYLIQEVIRGLLQDSAYRWRTLGYWLIVGIVCWSMGALDLLVYYWIIPALWTYPALIFYGEVGEHFGVRRGQSRITLGLLEYLFISPHNDRYHAIHHQYPRIPCYRLRQAAALLGNPKDAEISNGFLDLYRKVSAQARRQSAAPIDRPPPLGVAEPANGR